The Pseudodesulfovibrio sp. JC047 genomic sequence GTTTCTTTCGGGCCGCGCATGCACCAGGTATGCGTCCACGGTCCATTGGTCAGGGCATCACCGGCCGAGGAATGACCGGCCCGGAATGGTCTGAACTCTTCAACGTCTGCCGGGACTCCGATGGCGGCGGCTGCTTCCTTGTAATAGACCTGGCTTTGTCCGCCCTGAGCCATGATAACCAGGTGTGCCGCCTCACGCCGCTCCTGAATTGTTTCGGACGGTCGGGAACATGGACCGGGCAGGCCGCACACGC encodes the following:
- a CDS encoding putative phage tail protein — encoded protein: EQYQAQLLALAPPGAALPTDADSVWSMLLLAMAEELSRVDGRADDVLDELDPRTALELLPDWERVCGLPGPCSRPSETIQERREAAHLVIMAQGGQSQVYYKEAAAAIGVPADVEEFRPFRAGHSSAGDALTNGPWTHTWCMRGPKET